CTGGCCGGTCTGCTCCAAGCGGGCCGGACTCACCAAGGGCGGCGCGCCCGCCGACACCTCCGAGGACACCGCCTCGCGCTCCCAGGAGCGCCCGAGCCCGCCCCAGCAGCCGAAGGGCTCGCCGTCGAAGAAGCCGGCCGAGCCCGCCGCCGAGCCCCAGGCCGCCGCCGAACCCCAGGCCGCCGCCGAACCCCAGGCCGCCCCGCAGAACGACGCCGCCCCGCAGCTCCCGGCCGCCGGCGGCTACACCGTCCGGGACGGCGACACGCTCTCCGGCATCGCCGCCGCGCAGAACGTCTCCGGCGGCTGGGAGCGGATCTACCGGGCCAACCAGGGGCTGATCGGCGCCGACCCCGACCTGATCCTGCCCGGTCAGGTGCTCTCGCTCTGATCCCGCTCCGACCCCTGTCCGGACGGTGTTCCGGCATGCGGG
The window above is part of the Kitasatospora sp. NA04385 genome. Proteins encoded here:
- a CDS encoding transglycosylase family protein, whose amino-acid sequence is MLFANTPRHRRSTKAEKVIAAAGVASVGLALPLLAATGAAAASADTWDRVAQCESGGNWSINTGNSFYGGLQFTSSTWRAFGGGQYAARADLASRSQQIAVAERVLASQGPGAWPVCSKRAGLTKGGAPADTSEDTASRSQERPSPPQQPKGSPSKKPAEPAAEPQAAAEPQAAAEPQAAPQNDAAPQLPAAGGYTVRDGDTLSGIAAAQNVSGGWERIYRANQGLIGADPDLILPGQVLSL